One Mycolicibacter sp. MU0083 DNA window includes the following coding sequences:
- a CDS encoding methyltransferase: MAPPAALLRAVDAMRGGLQRLRLATVPAPVAVLELGFGAWLAQALAVAVRLGIPDQLRDGPRGAEDVAQRLGTHPGATYRLMRALAAQSVLKLRRDGRFALTRTGRALLSGDTAGVAAMIAFIGDPAHREHWSDLEHSVRTGRTAADKVRGMPFFDYLGTNPELAQVFNDAMTGASAVAIESAVPAYDFSGAKKIVDVGGGHGALLAAVLRRAPEARGVLFDLPAVVAGADATLAAAGVGVRTELSGGSFFESVPAGGDIYLLKTVIHDWDDEQSVAILRNVRSAITADGRLLLLEMVLPEGAPPHLGLLLDLEMLTSAGGRERTRREYAELLSAAGFRLRRVIPTAGPISIIEARPV, encoded by the coding sequence ATGGCGCCACCCGCGGCCCTGCTGAGAGCCGTCGATGCGATGCGCGGCGGCCTGCAACGGCTGCGCCTGGCGACGGTCCCGGCACCGGTCGCCGTCTTGGAACTCGGGTTCGGCGCCTGGTTGGCCCAGGCCCTGGCGGTAGCGGTGCGCCTGGGAATTCCCGATCAACTGCGGGACGGCCCGCGCGGCGCCGAAGACGTCGCCCAGCGCCTCGGCACCCACCCGGGCGCCACCTACCGCCTGATGCGCGCATTGGCCGCCCAGTCCGTGCTCAAGCTGCGCCGCGACGGCCGGTTCGCGCTGACCCGCACCGGCCGCGCGCTGCTCTCCGGCGACACCGCCGGCGTGGCGGCGATGATCGCGTTCATCGGAGACCCGGCACACCGGGAACACTGGTCCGACCTGGAGCACTCGGTACGGACCGGCCGGACGGCCGCGGACAAGGTGCGCGGCATGCCGTTCTTCGACTATCTGGGCACCAACCCCGAACTGGCACAGGTGTTCAACGACGCGATGACCGGCGCATCGGCGGTCGCCATCGAAAGCGCCGTTCCGGCATACGATTTCAGCGGCGCCAAGAAGATCGTCGATGTGGGCGGCGGCCACGGCGCGCTGCTGGCGGCCGTGCTGCGCCGGGCACCGGAGGCCCGCGGGGTGCTGTTCGATCTGCCTGCCGTGGTGGCCGGCGCGGATGCCACCCTGGCCGCGGCCGGAGTCGGCGTCCGGACCGAGCTGTCCGGCGGGTCCTTCTTCGAGTCGGTCCCCGCCGGCGGCGACATCTATCTGCTCAAGACCGTCATCCACGACTGGGACGACGAGCAGTCGGTGGCGATTCTGCGCAATGTCCGCAGCGCCATCACCGCGGACGGCAGGTTGCTGCTGTTGGAGATGGTGTTGCCCGAGGGCGCTCCCCCGCATCTGGGCCTGCTGCTGGACCTGGAGATGCTGACCAGCGCGGGCGGGCGGGAACGCACCCGACGCGAGTACGCCGAACTGCTGTCGGCGGCGGGATTCCGGCTGCGGCGGGTGATTCCGACGGCCGGCCCGATCTCGATCATCGAGGCCCGTCCCGTCTGA
- a CDS encoding RNA polymerase sigma factor, which produces MAASKAQPATEEPKKGTATKAPAKAAAKAPAKAPAKAAAKAPAKRTAAKATKTAPAKKAAKSTTRGPAKKATKATKAAAKKTDADVSPDELETDLELDAEPGDDDIDPADLSIEELDDDSDTAEPASGSATESADDADDEEIAEPSEKDKASGDFVWDEEESEALRQARKDAELTASADSVRAYLKQIGKVALLNAEEEVELAKRIEAGLFATQKMAEHSEKGEKLAVAYRRDMAWICRDGDRAKNHLLEANLRLVVSLAKRYTGRGMAFLDLIQEGNLGLIRAVEKFDYTKGYKFSTYATWWIRQAITRAMADQARTIRIPVHMVEVINKLGRIQRELLQDLGREPTPEELAREMDITPEKVLEIQQYAREPISLDQTIGDEGDSQLGDFIEDSEAVVAVDAVSFTLLQDQLQSVLETLSEREAGVVRLRFGLTDGQPRTLDEIGQVYGVTRERIRQIESKTMSKLRHPSRSQVLRDYLD; this is translated from the coding sequence GTGGCAGCGAGCAAGGCACAGCCGGCGACTGAGGAGCCCAAGAAGGGCACCGCCACCAAGGCACCGGCCAAAGCCGCCGCGAAGGCGCCCGCCAAGGCACCGGCCAAAGCCGCAGCCAAGGCCCCCGCCAAGCGAACCGCCGCCAAGGCTACGAAGACGGCCCCCGCCAAGAAGGCCGCCAAGTCGACCACCCGCGGGCCGGCGAAGAAGGCCACCAAGGCCACCAAGGCGGCCGCCAAGAAGACCGATGCCGATGTGTCGCCCGACGAACTCGAGACCGATCTCGAGTTGGACGCCGAACCCGGTGACGACGACATCGACCCCGCCGACCTGAGCATCGAAGAACTCGACGACGACTCGGACACCGCGGAACCCGCGTCGGGCTCGGCCACCGAGTCGGCCGACGACGCCGACGACGAGGAGATCGCCGAGCCCAGCGAGAAGGACAAGGCTTCGGGTGACTTCGTCTGGGACGAAGAGGAATCCGAGGCGCTACGCCAGGCCCGCAAGGACGCCGAGCTGACCGCGTCGGCAGACTCGGTGCGGGCCTACCTCAAGCAGATCGGCAAGGTGGCGCTGCTCAACGCCGAAGAGGAAGTCGAGCTGGCCAAGCGGATCGAGGCGGGGTTGTTCGCCACCCAGAAGATGGCGGAGCACTCCGAGAAGGGCGAGAAGCTGGCCGTCGCCTATCGCCGCGACATGGCCTGGATCTGCCGTGACGGCGACCGCGCCAAGAACCATCTACTGGAAGCCAACCTGCGACTGGTGGTGTCACTGGCCAAGCGCTACACCGGCCGCGGCATGGCGTTCCTGGACCTGATCCAGGAGGGCAACCTCGGCCTGATCCGTGCGGTGGAGAAGTTCGACTACACCAAGGGCTACAAGTTCTCCACCTACGCCACCTGGTGGATCCGTCAGGCCATCACCCGCGCCATGGCCGACCAGGCCCGCACCATCCGTATTCCGGTGCACATGGTCGAGGTGATCAACAAGCTCGGCCGTATCCAGCGCGAGCTGCTGCAGGATCTGGGCCGCGAGCCCACCCCCGAAGAGCTGGCCCGGGAGATGGACATCACCCCGGAGAAGGTGCTCGAGATCCAGCAGTACGCCCGGGAGCCGATCTCGCTGGACCAGACCATCGGTGACGAGGGCGACTCCCAGCTCGGTGACTTCATCGAGGACAGCGAGGCCGTCGTCGCGGTCGACGCGGTCTCGTTCACCCTGCTGCAGGATCAGTTGCAGTCGGTGCTCGAGACGCTCTCGGAGCGGGAAGCCGGCGTGGTGCGGCTGCGGTTCGGCCTGACCGACGGTCAGCCCCGCACCCTCGATGAGATCGGGCAGGTCTACGGGGTCACCCGCGAACGTATCCGCCAGATCGAGTCGAAGACGATGTCGAAGTTGCGGCATCCCAGCCGGTCTCAGGTTCTGCGGGACTACCTCGACTAG
- a CDS encoding DUF7455 domain-containing protein, whose amino-acid sequence MNATLTSPELTRADRCDRCGAAARVRATLPSGAELLFCQHHANEHEAKLIELAAVIQVSASTDA is encoded by the coding sequence ATGAACGCGACTCTGACCAGTCCCGAACTGACCCGGGCTGATCGGTGTGACCGGTGCGGAGCCGCCGCCCGGGTACGCGCCACGCTGCCCTCCGGAGCCGAGCTGCTGTTCTGCCAGCACCACGCCAACGAGCACGAGGCCAAGCTGATCGAGCTCGCCGCGGTGATTCAGGTCAGCGCCTCGACCGACGCCTAA
- a CDS encoding YihY/virulence factor BrkB family protein: MTDQSRMPSRHHLLRVARRTLVKSWDDSIFAESAQAGFWSVLSLPPLLLGMLGSLSYVAPLFGPDTLVTIQDRLIGMASSFFSQNVVVEIIEPTVRDIVANARGEVVSLGFVISLWAGSSAISAFVDSVVEAHDQTPLRHPVRQRFFALGLYVVMLMIAVATAPLAALGPHAVAERLPDGWTHMLRFGYYPALVLGLMVTVTVLYRVSLPRPLPSHRLILGALLATMVFVVATLGLRVYLSYITSTGYTYGALATPIAFLLFAFLLGFAIMLGAELNAAVQEEWPAQATHLHQLRTWVVSRAARNGGDADPVRPS; encoded by the coding sequence ATGACTGACCAGAGCCGCATGCCTTCCCGCCATCACCTGCTGCGTGTCGCACGCCGCACCCTCGTGAAAAGCTGGGACGACTCGATTTTCGCCGAGTCCGCGCAGGCCGGATTCTGGTCGGTGCTGTCATTGCCGCCGCTGCTGCTGGGGATGCTGGGCAGCCTGTCGTATGTGGCACCGCTGTTCGGGCCGGACACGTTGGTCACCATCCAAGACCGGCTGATCGGCATGGCCAGCAGCTTCTTCTCCCAGAACGTGGTCGTCGAGATCATCGAGCCGACCGTGCGCGACATCGTGGCCAACGCCCGCGGTGAGGTCGTCTCACTCGGTTTCGTGATCTCGTTGTGGGCCGGTTCCTCGGCCATCTCGGCGTTCGTCGACTCGGTCGTCGAGGCGCACGATCAGACGCCGCTACGCCATCCGGTGCGGCAACGTTTCTTCGCACTGGGCCTGTATGTGGTGATGCTGATGATCGCCGTCGCCACCGCGCCGCTGGCGGCACTGGGCCCGCACGCGGTGGCCGAGCGGTTACCCGACGGGTGGACCCACATGCTGCGGTTCGGCTATTACCCGGCGCTGGTGTTGGGTCTGATGGTCACGGTCACGGTGCTGTACCGGGTTTCGCTGCCCAGGCCGCTGCCGTCGCACCGACTGATCCTCGGCGCACTGCTGGCCACCATGGTGTTCGTCGTGGCCACCCTGGGATTGCGGGTCTACCTGAGCTACATCACCAGCACCGGCTACACCTACGGGGCACTGGCGACGCCGATCGCCTTCCTGCTGTTCGCGTTCCTGCTCGGCTTCGCGATCATGCTGGGCGCCGAGTTGAACGCCGCCGTTCAGGAGGAGTGGCCGGCGCAGGCCACCCACCTGCATCAGTTGCGGACCTGGGTGGTGTCACGGGCCGCCCGCAACGGCGGTGACGCCGACCCGGTCAGGCCTTCTTGA
- a CDS encoding DUF3039 domain-containing protein, with amino-acid sequence MQTDTLERTDSEERVDDGTDGDTPKYFHYVKKDKIAESAVMGTHVVALCGEVFPVTKSAKPGSPVCPDCKRIYETLKKA; translated from the coding sequence ATACAGACCGACACCCTTGAGCGCACCGATTCCGAGGAACGCGTCGACGACGGGACCGACGGCGATACCCCGAAATACTTCCACTACGTCAAAAAGGACAAGATCGCCGAGAGCGCGGTCATGGGCACCCACGTGGTCGCCCTGTGCGGTGAGGTCTTCCCGGTGACCAAGTCGGCGAAGCCGGGGTCTCCGGTGTGCCCGGACTGCAAGCGGATCTACGAGACCCTCAAGAAGGCCTGA
- a CDS encoding DUF952 domain-containing protein, with translation MTPMSKIFVHLCGSADWADAQVSGALIPESLERVGFVHLSTPQQVHLPANRLYRGRMDLVLLQVDPAKVAAPVRWEPGVPEDPASMLFPHLYGPLPVAAVTGVSPYRPGPDGVFPALDPG, from the coding sequence ATGACACCGATGAGCAAGATCTTCGTGCACCTGTGCGGCAGTGCCGACTGGGCGGACGCGCAGGTGTCCGGGGCGCTGATTCCGGAGTCGCTGGAGCGGGTGGGATTCGTGCACCTGTCGACCCCGCAGCAGGTGCATCTGCCCGCCAACCGGTTGTATCGCGGACGCATGGATCTGGTGTTGTTGCAGGTGGACCCGGCTAAGGTGGCCGCGCCGGTGCGTTGGGAGCCGGGGGTACCCGAAGATCCCGCGTCGATGCTGTTCCCCCATCTGTACGGGCCGTTGCCCGTCGCGGCGGTGACCGGCGTCAGCCCCTATCGGCCGGGCCCGGACGGCGTGTTCCCGGCGCTCGATCCAGGCTGA